In Pseudomonadota bacterium, one genomic interval encodes:
- a CDS encoding HlyD family type I secretion periplasmic adaptor subunit, producing MSKLDDIAGRHRASRLRVTAILIVLLLVGLLAWASQAKIDEFAIAQGEVVPQGQIKTIQHLEGGIIEEMYVTDGDIVAAGDPLVRLDLSASNTEESELRVTLDGLMLRRARLLAEANGGEPEFPDEVAERRQAVMENELSAFHARQDEMESALIGLQQEVNQRDFEIRQLKAEQASLRDQFRLARENFAIAEDLITDGLISRLDYLAAESEVEQIRGQLESLAESIPAAEAALAQATERIHETEIAFRRAALEDLASVELSIDHTSEELIKASAMSQRTLITSPIDGIVKSLKYYTIGAVVRPGDALMDIVPSNETLVIEARLNPQDIGYVEAGQTAIVKISTYDYIRYGGLDAEVILVSPDSHQDEEGHTYFRVIAATDQSYLGVTPGDQPITAGMEATLDIHTGTDTVLRYLLKPVLKLRHESFRER from the coding sequence ATGAGCAAGCTTGATGACATCGCCGGGCGGCATAGGGCGTCGCGGCTCAGGGTAACCGCAATCTTGATCGTGCTGCTGCTGGTCGGCCTGTTGGCATGGGCATCCCAGGCCAAAATCGATGAGTTCGCCATCGCCCAGGGCGAGGTTGTGCCCCAAGGCCAGATCAAAACGATCCAGCATCTGGAAGGCGGCATCATCGAGGAGATGTACGTTACCGACGGCGATATCGTCGCGGCCGGCGACCCCCTCGTCCGCCTCGACCTCTCCGCGTCGAACACCGAGGAGTCCGAACTTCGGGTGACCTTGGATGGTCTGATGCTGCGCCGCGCACGGCTCTTGGCCGAGGCCAATGGCGGCGAGCCGGAGTTTCCCGATGAGGTCGCCGAACGCCGTCAGGCCGTCATGGAAAACGAGCTCAGCGCCTTCCACGCTCGCCAGGATGAAATGGAAAGCGCGCTGATCGGCTTACAGCAGGAGGTCAACCAGCGCGACTTCGAGATCCGCCAGTTGAAGGCGGAGCAAGCCAGCTTGCGCGACCAGTTCCGCCTGGCCCGTGAGAACTTCGCCATCGCCGAGGATCTGATCACCGACGGCCTGATCTCCCGCCTGGACTATCTGGCCGCCGAGTCCGAGGTCGAACAGATCCGTGGTCAGCTGGAGTCACTCGCCGAAAGCATCCCGGCGGCCGAAGCCGCTCTGGCCCAGGCAACCGAACGCATTCATGAGACCGAGATCGCGTTTCGCCGCGCAGCGCTGGAGGATCTGGCGAGCGTCGAACTCTCGATCGATCACACAAGCGAGGAGCTGATCAAGGCGTCGGCCATGAGCCAGCGGACGCTGATCACCAGCCCGATCGACGGCATCGTGAAGAGCCTGAAGTACTACACCATCGGCGCCGTGGTGCGGCCGGGCGACGCGCTGATGGATATCGTGCCGTCGAACGAGACCCTGGTCATCGAGGCGCGGCTGAACCCGCAGGACATTGGCTATGTCGAGGCCGGGCAGACGGCGATCGTCAAGATCTCGACCTATGACTACATCCGCTATGGCGGCTTGGACGCCGAAGTCATTCTGGTCTCGCCGGACTCGCACCAGGACGAGGAAGGTCACACCTATTTCCGCGTCATCGCCGCGACCGATCAGAGCTACCTGGGGGTCACGCCAGGCGATCAGCCGATCACCGCGGGCATGGAAGCGACGCTGGACATCCACACCGGCACCGACACGGTGCTGCGATATCTGCTGAAGCCCGTCCTGAAGCTAAGGCACGAATCCTTCCGCGAGCGCTGA
- a CDS encoding TolC family outer membrane protein, which translates to MIGRSALISSCAVLAVLAAHATPVQAESLEEEIAFLLRDNPTLKSLRNQVEAAEEGINEAFAGYLPTVDVSADYGYETTDSPQSRITDPGDPLELSRARATATLRQNIFDGYNTSATYDAAQITRDLSELTLEDDTQRLILEGVAAYLDVLRALALIDLSDRNVDTIATQLNLENERVERGSGLALDVLQAKTRLQLAEERRVAFEGTLQQAIARYNRLFGHPPDIATMELPRIPEDELPFSLDDAIAIGLAENPQTASSHALVLLADETRDQARSAYWPRVDLVGRLNLEDDVDGIEGVRRDAAILVEANWQLFAGFANQANVAQSAYEHVAAIHERAATNRQVIEDVELAWEVLQTSRERVELLENAVNIAIEVHDSRRRLREAGQETVLNVLDAENDVFNAQINLVGAQYDGYLSIFRLLEAMGRLTPERLVPGLEDTSSIGVYDGGEIELATSSDQQTIDLVIEPLGEATDITMSNADDVQVVGVTSVQIAASSEPFAWSADEYVMTLSPTTEAGGTGDDPALFTMAPSIQSLGSDGQPTDDADGTAIQTLDDPNLTRGWAFE; encoded by the coding sequence ATGATCGGGCGTTCGGCTCTTATCTCATCGTGTGCGGTGTTGGCGGTTCTTGCCGCCCATGCGACACCCGTCCAGGCGGAAAGCCTGGAAGAGGAAATCGCGTTTTTGCTGCGTGATAACCCCACGCTGAAGAGCCTGCGCAACCAGGTTGAAGCGGCCGAAGAGGGCATCAACGAGGCGTTTGCCGGTTATTTGCCAACGGTCGATGTCTCGGCCGACTACGGCTACGAAACGACCGACAGCCCGCAATCGCGCATCACCGATCCTGGCGACCCGTTGGAACTGTCGCGCGCGCGCGCCACGGCGACGCTGCGCCAGAACATTTTTGACGGTTACAACACAAGCGCCACCTATGACGCCGCCCAGATCACCCGCGATTTGAGCGAGCTGACGCTGGAAGACGATACCCAGCGCCTGATCCTGGAAGGTGTCGCCGCCTATCTCGACGTTCTGCGCGCGCTGGCGCTGATCGATCTCTCCGACCGCAACGTCGACACCATCGCGACCCAGCTGAACCTGGAGAATGAGCGTGTCGAGCGCGGCTCGGGCTTGGCGCTCGACGTTCTGCAAGCGAAGACACGGCTTCAGCTTGCCGAGGAACGCCGCGTCGCCTTCGAAGGTACGCTGCAGCAGGCGATCGCGCGCTACAATCGGCTGTTCGGCCACCCGCCGGACATCGCAACCATGGAACTGCCGCGCATCCCCGAGGACGAGCTGCCGTTCAGCCTGGACGACGCCATCGCCATCGGCCTGGCTGAAAACCCACAGACCGCGAGCAGCCATGCGCTGGTACTGCTGGCCGATGAAACACGCGATCAGGCGCGGTCGGCCTATTGGCCACGGGTCGATTTGGTCGGGCGCCTGAACCTCGAAGACGACGTCGACGGCATCGAAGGTGTCCGACGTGACGCCGCCATTCTGGTTGAGGCCAACTGGCAGTTGTTTGCCGGTTTCGCCAACCAGGCGAACGTGGCGCAGTCGGCCTATGAACACGTCGCGGCTATTCACGAGCGCGCGGCGACCAACCGGCAGGTCATCGAGGATGTCGAATTGGCTTGGGAAGTCCTTCAGACCTCGCGCGAGCGCGTCGAGCTGCTGGAAAACGCCGTCAACATCGCGATCGAAGTGCACGACTCTCGCCGGCGTCTGCGCGAAGCCGGTCAAGAGACGGTCTTGAACGTGTTGGACGCCGAGAACGACGTCTTCAACGCCCAGATCAATCTGGTCGGCGCCCAGTATGACGGCTATCTCAGCATATTCCGCCTGTTGGAAGCGATGGGCCGGTTGACGCCCGAGCGGCTGGTGCCGGGTCTTGAGGATACATCGTCCATCGGCGTCTACGATGGCGGCGAGATCGAGCTTGCGACCTCTTCCGATCAGCAGACCATCGATTTGGTGATCGAGCCGTTGGGCGAAGCGACGGACATCACCATGAGCAACGCCGACGACGTGCAGGTTGTCGGTGTGACATCGGTTCAGATCGCGGCCAGCAGCGAGCCCTTCGCCTGGTCGGCGGACGAATACGTCATGACATTGAGCCCGACCACGGAAGCGGGCGGCACCGGTGATGACCCCGCCTTGTTCACGATGGCACCCTCGATCCAGTCGCTGGGCTCAGACGGTCAGCCGACAGACGACGCTGACGGCACCGCCATCCAAACGCTGGACGACCCCAACCTGACGCGCGGCTGGGCGTTCGAGTAA
- a CDS encoding adenylate/guanylate cyclase domain-containing protein, translating into MIKQLTSLKVTYGIALVLLAGMIWLRIADPVPLQTLENKVFDFYQQLQPRELPEQPLPVRIVDLDEKSFGELGQWPWPRNLFANLVSRLVDDYRVASVGFDIVFAEPDRLTPDQLIESLEGLDAETERRLMELTNNDATLAQAISGKPVVLGQVASDFGELPLEANEPLKTGIAMVGDGNADDIVKQIRSFSGMIRNLRILEDSATGIGSFSVVPDADGIIRRVPLIVAVGEQIYPALSIETLRVAYPDITTLLIKYGQAGATSVNFTQDLGIPIDRHGEATFYQAPYSQHRYVSAVDVINGEVPPELLTGHIVFIGTSAAGQGDIRSTPLNPALPGVEVHAQIVENMLTGALLSRPTEANVIEGLVILVTGLVLLIGLPLVGAVWSLIAVSVINAGLIGTSWYMFTNEGVLVGVAYPLICSFLLYMFLTYMSYMREELSKKQVRSAFSQYLSPTMVEQLAKDPDKLQLGGEMRNMTLLFSDIRGFTAISEQFRGNPVGLVSLINRFLTPMTGIILERKGTIDKYMGDCIMAFWNAPIEDEDQIDHACDAALTMVERTNALNDQIERECEAEGRPFFPIKMGVGINTGEVFVGNMGSDQRFDYSVIGDDVNLASRLEGQSKTYGVLIVVGESTQQGADRFASLELDLIRVKGKQEAVRIFTLLGREDTKGSDAFAELSKTHQDMLDAYRAQRWDDAKGLIDSCRQLEPALGELYDLYCERVDTFRAEPPGADWDGVFTAETK; encoded by the coding sequence ATGATCAAGCAGCTGACAAGCCTGAAGGTGACGTATGGAATCGCGCTGGTGCTGCTCGCCGGCATGATTTGGCTGCGTATTGCCGACCCGGTTCCGCTTCAAACACTAGAGAATAAGGTTTTCGATTTCTATCAGCAGTTGCAGCCTCGGGAGTTGCCGGAGCAGCCGCTGCCGGTACGCATTGTAGATTTGGACGAGAAGAGCTTTGGCGAACTCGGTCAGTGGCCGTGGCCGCGTAATCTCTTCGCCAACCTGGTTTCCCGGCTCGTCGATGACTACAGGGTCGCGTCCGTCGGCTTCGACATCGTGTTCGCGGAGCCGGATCGTCTGACCCCCGACCAGTTGATCGAGAGCCTAGAGGGTCTGGATGCCGAGACCGAACGGCGCTTGATGGAACTAACCAACAATGATGCCACGCTGGCGCAGGCAATTTCCGGCAAGCCGGTGGTGCTGGGTCAGGTCGCTTCGGACTTTGGCGAACTTCCGCTGGAGGCGAACGAACCGCTTAAGACCGGGATCGCAATGGTCGGTGATGGCAACGCCGATGACATCGTCAAACAGATCCGTAGCTTCAGCGGCATGATCCGCAACCTTCGAATTCTGGAAGACAGCGCGACCGGCATCGGCAGCTTCAGTGTGGTGCCTGATGCCGACGGTATCATCCGCCGCGTGCCGCTTATCGTCGCGGTGGGCGAGCAGATCTACCCGGCTCTCAGCATCGAAACACTGCGTGTCGCTTACCCCGATATCACGACACTGTTGATCAAGTACGGTCAAGCTGGAGCAACGTCGGTCAACTTTACACAGGATCTGGGTATCCCCATCGATCGGCACGGCGAGGCGACGTTTTATCAGGCGCCCTACAGTCAGCATCGCTACGTGTCCGCGGTTGATGTCATCAACGGAGAGGTGCCGCCGGAGCTGTTGACCGGCCACATCGTCTTCATCGGGACGTCGGCGGCCGGGCAGGGCGACATCAGAAGCACGCCGCTGAACCCGGCACTGCCGGGTGTCGAGGTGCACGCGCAAATCGTCGAAAACATGCTGACCGGCGCCTTGCTGAGCCGGCCGACGGAAGCGAACGTGATCGAGGGTCTGGTCATTCTCGTGACGGGACTGGTGCTTCTTATCGGCTTGCCGCTGGTTGGCGCCGTTTGGAGTTTGATCGCTGTCAGCGTCATCAACGCCGGTCTGATCGGCACCTCGTGGTACATGTTCACCAACGAAGGTGTTCTGGTTGGCGTCGCCTATCCGCTGATCTGCTCGTTCCTGCTCTACATGTTCCTGACTTACATGAGCTACATGCGCGAGGAATTGAGCAAGAAGCAGGTTAGAAGCGCGTTCTCGCAGTATCTGTCGCCGACCATGGTCGAACAGCTCGCTAAGGACCCGGACAAGCTCCAGCTGGGCGGCGAGATGCGCAATATGACGCTGCTGTTCTCCGATATCCGCGGCTTCACCGCGATTTCCGAGCAGTTCCGCGGCAACCCGGTCGGCCTTGTCAGCCTAATCAACCGCTTCCTGACGCCGATGACCGGCATCATCCTGGAGCGCAAGGGCACGATCGATAAGTACATGGGCGATTGCATCATGGCGTTCTGGAACGCGCCGATTGAAGACGAGGACCAGATCGATCACGCCTGCGACGCCGCGCTGACCATGGTCGAGCGCACCAACGCGCTGAACGATCAGATCGAGCGCGAGTGCGAGGCGGAGGGCAGACCGTTCTTCCCGATCAAGATGGGCGTCGGCATCAACACCGGCGAGGTCTTCGTCGGCAACATGGGGTCGGATCAGCGCTTCGACTATTCGGTCATCGGCGACGACGTCAACCTGGCATCACGCCTGGAGGGCCAGTCGAAGACCTATGGCGTTCTGATCGTCGTCGGCGAGTCGACGCAGCAGGGGGCCGACCGCTTCGCGTCGCTGGAACTGGATCTGATCCGGGTGAAGGGTAAGCAAGAAGCTGTCCGCATCTTCACGCTGCTGGGTCGTGAGGACACAAAGGGCTCCGATGCATTCGCGGAGCTCAGCAAGACGCATCAGGACATGCTGGACGCATACCGCGCGCAGCGGTGGGACGACGCGAAGGGCCTGATCGACAGCTGCCGCCAGCTCGAGCCGGCACTCGGCGAGCTCTATGATCTCTATTGCGAGCGTGTGGACACGTTCCGCGCCGAGCCGCCCGGCGCCGACTGGGACGGTGTGTTTACAGCTGAAACGAAGTAA
- a CDS encoding peptidase domain-containing ABC transporter — MGLSHNKTWLKQLLKPLMPAFREVMLLSLFVNILALGLPIFVLQVYDRVVFFQGTTTLIALVSGIAVVIGFDFILRQARSRILQRAALLIDVKLGRSIFDKISAIPLRVLEQRPASYWHSLYRDGDNVRNMYSGPSAVLATELPFVPLFVILVFVIAAPIAWLLLIIIPAFMIVAWVSGAVLDKASRQERTGLLSRDELIADMLAGRTTMKALGLEEGFRNQWEEKHAEVITHSIARGRWNDTFANMSLSMAFITTVVLTSFGAVAILNQELSIGALIATNMLSNRLIAPMNQLVNTWRNLSSYHQSVDHLSEAFELAEERTEATIELTRPRGELILQNVSFSFGDNGPNVVDGVNMHFKPGGIIGLVGPNGAGKTTLIKLMQGLYEPTNGRVLLDGADLTQFTRQDLARWVGYVPQEAALFHGTIRDNIAGMNPEARDEEIIAAATAAGAHGFIADLPDGYGTDIGEAGRRLSGGQRQRIAVARALLNDPPILLLDEVAANLDREAEKSLRDILVERSRDHTIVMATHTPIMLAACTHIVGLEKGRIAVAGPTKDVLAKVFDNLPRQAANAPEPKDGPHLAEARKA; from the coding sequence ATGGGACTGTCCCATAACAAGACATGGCTGAAACAGCTTCTGAAGCCGCTGATGCCCGCGTTCCGCGAGGTCATGCTGCTGTCGCTGTTCGTCAACATTCTGGCGCTTGGCCTGCCGATCTTCGTGCTGCAGGTCTATGACCGCGTCGTGTTCTTCCAGGGCACGACGACCCTGATTGCGCTGGTCAGCGGCATCGCCGTCGTCATCGGTTTCGATTTCATCCTGCGTCAGGCCAGAAGCCGTATTCTGCAGCGCGCCGCCCTGCTGATCGACGTCAAGCTGGGGCGCAGCATCTTCGACAAGATCAGCGCGATCCCCCTGCGTGTCCTGGAGCAGCGGCCCGCCAGCTACTGGCACTCGCTCTACCGCGACGGCGACAACGTGCGCAACATGTACTCCGGTCCCAGTGCGGTTCTGGCGACGGAGCTGCCTTTCGTGCCGCTCTTCGTCATCCTGGTTTTCGTCATCGCCGCGCCGATCGCCTGGCTGCTGTTGATCATCATCCCAGCCTTCATGATCGTTGCCTGGGTCTCCGGCGCCGTTTTGGACAAGGCAAGCCGCCAGGAACGCACGGGGCTCCTCAGCCGCGACGAGCTGATCGCCGATATGCTGGCCGGGCGCACGACGATGAAGGCCCTGGGTCTGGAAGAAGGTTTCCGGAACCAGTGGGAGGAGAAGCACGCGGAGGTCATCACCCACTCCATCGCGCGCGGCCGGTGGAACGACACCTTCGCCAACATGTCGCTCTCCATGGCCTTCATCACCACAGTCGTGCTGACCAGCTTCGGCGCGGTCGCGATCCTGAACCAGGAGCTCTCCATCGGCGCGCTGATCGCGACCAACATGTTGAGCAACCGGCTGATCGCGCCGATGAACCAGTTGGTCAATACGTGGCGCAATCTTTCGTCCTACCACCAGTCCGTTGACCACCTGAGTGAAGCCTTCGAGCTGGCCGAGGAACGGACCGAGGCGACGATCGAACTGACGCGCCCCCGTGGCGAGCTGATCCTGCAGAACGTCTCCTTCAGTTTCGGCGACAACGGCCCCAACGTGGTCGATGGCGTCAACATGCACTTCAAGCCCGGCGGAATCATCGGGCTCGTCGGCCCCAACGGCGCCGGCAAGACGACGCTGATCAAACTGATGCAAGGGCTCTACGAGCCGACCAACGGACGCGTGCTGCTGGACGGCGCCGACCTCACCCAGTTCACACGCCAGGACCTCGCGCGCTGGGTCGGCTATGTCCCCCAGGAAGCCGCCCTGTTCCACGGCACGATCCGAGACAACATCGCCGGCATGAACCCGGAGGCGCGCGATGAGGAGATCATCGCCGCCGCGACGGCGGCGGGTGCCCACGGCTTCATCGCCGACCTTCCCGACGGTTACGGCACGGACATAGGCGAGGCCGGGCGCCGGCTCTCCGGCGGCCAGCGCCAGCGTATCGCCGTTGCCCGCGCCCTGCTTAACGACCCGCCGATCCTGCTTCTGGACGAGGTCGCCGCCAACCTGGATCGCGAGGCTGAAAAATCGCTGCGCGATATCCTGGTCGAGCGGTCGCGCGACCACACGATCGTCATGGCGACGCACACGCCGATCATGCTGGCCGCCTGCACCCATATCGTCGGCCTGGAGAAAGGCCGCATTGCGGTCGCCGGGCCGACAAAGGACGTGCTGGCCAAGGTGTTCGATAACCTGCCGCGCCAGGCTGCCAATGCGCCCGAACCCAAGGACGGCCCCCATCTGGCCGAGGCCCGCAAGGCATGA
- a CDS encoding acetolactate synthase large subunit yields MKASDLFVRCLEAEGVERIFGLPGEENADLMISLMDSSIDFVLCRHEQAAAFMADAYGRLTGKPGVCLATLGPGATNLVTGLADANMDRSPVVAIIGQASTSRLHKESHQNMDAIAMYQPISKWAHSINGADTIPETVRKAFKTAEQEKPGVSVLELPEDIAKHDVAKEPIMPRKTRRAAADYKAVRAAVDAIAVAKNPIILSGNGALRKRAAKQLRRLANKAGIGVVNTFMGKGAVPRNDPHCLFTVGLQQRDHINAELDKADLIIAVGYDLVEYAPTHWNKKGGKTLVHIDFLPAEIDEDYPVDVEIVSDIADALWQINEELNARFEGDLPLFDIEERASLRERITADLWAERDDEQFPVKPQRILCDVRDFMAPDDIVLSDVGAHKMWIARYYQCDEPNTCLISNGFCSMGFAFPGAMGAKIAYPDKRVLAICGDAGFLMNIQDLETAVRRKLNIVSLIWMDGEYGLIKWKQQDHYGGRHSDLTFDNPDFELLARSFGAWGRTIGAPDQLSGALDEAFSQSGPALIAIPVDYGENVKLTERLGALQVTL; encoded by the coding sequence ATGAAAGCATCTGATCTGTTTGTCCGCTGCCTGGAGGCGGAGGGCGTCGAACGTATCTTCGGTTTGCCCGGCGAAGAGAACGCCGACCTCATGATTTCGCTGATGGACAGCTCGATCGATTTCGTTTTGTGCCGCCACGAACAGGCTGCCGCCTTCATGGCCGACGCCTATGGCCGGTTGACCGGCAAGCCGGGTGTCTGCCTTGCAACACTGGGCCCCGGCGCGACCAACCTGGTGACCGGCCTGGCCGACGCCAACATGGACCGCTCGCCTGTGGTCGCCATCATCGGTCAGGCGAGCACCAGCAGGCTGCACAAGGAAAGCCATCAAAACATGGACGCGATCGCCATGTACCAGCCGATCAGCAAATGGGCGCACAGCATCAACGGCGCCGACACCATTCCGGAGACGGTGCGCAAGGCGTTCAAGACTGCCGAGCAAGAGAAGCCTGGCGTCAGCGTCCTGGAGCTGCCCGAGGACATCGCGAAGCACGATGTCGCGAAGGAACCGATCATGCCGCGCAAGACAAGGCGCGCAGCGGCCGATTACAAGGCCGTGCGGGCTGCCGTCGATGCGATCGCGGTTGCCAAGAACCCGATCATCCTGTCGGGTAACGGCGCGCTCAGGAAACGCGCCGCCAAACAGCTACGCCGGCTGGCGAACAAAGCCGGCATCGGGGTCGTCAACACCTTCATGGGCAAAGGCGCCGTGCCCCGCAACGACCCGCACTGTCTCTTCACCGTCGGCCTGCAGCAGCGCGACCACATCAACGCCGAACTGGACAAGGCGGACCTGATCATCGCGGTGGGCTATGACCTCGTCGAATACGCGCCGACCCATTGGAACAAGAAGGGCGGCAAGACCCTGGTGCATATCGACTTCCTGCCGGCGGAGATCGACGAGGACTATCCGGTCGATGTCGAGATCGTCTCCGACATCGCCGACGCGCTGTGGCAGATCAACGAAGAGCTGAACGCCCGCTTCGAAGGCGACCTGCCCCTGTTCGATATCGAGGAGCGCGCGTCGCTTCGCGAACGGATCACCGCGGACCTGTGGGCCGAGCGCGATGACGAGCAGTTTCCGGTGAAGCCCCAGCGCATTCTGTGTGATGTCCGGGACTTCATGGCGCCCGACGACATCGTGCTGTCGGATGTCGGTGCCCATAAGATGTGGATCGCCCGCTACTACCAGTGCGATGAGCCGAACACCTGCCTGATCTCCAACGGGTTCTGCTCGATGGGTTTTGCCTTTCCAGGCGCCATGGGCGCCAAGATCGCCTACCCCGACAAGCGTGTCCTGGCGATCTGCGGCGATGCCGGTTTCCTGATGAACATACAGGATCTTGAAACCGCCGTGCGGCGCAAGCTGAACATCGTCTCGCTGATCTGGATGGACGGCGAGTACGGCCTGATCAAATGGAAACAGCAGGACCATTATGGTGGCCGCCACTCCGATTTGACCTTCGACAACCCGGACTTCGAGCTGCTGGCCCGCTCGTTCGGAGCCTGGGGCCGCACCATTGGCGCCCCCGACCAGCTGTCCGGCGCCCTGGACGAGGCGTTCTCGCAATCCGGCCCCGCGCTGATCGCCATTCCGGTCGACTATGGCGAGAACGTCAAACTGACGGAACGCCTGGGTGCTCTACAGGTCACACTTTGA